In the genome of Sphingomonas naphthae, one region contains:
- the acs gene encoding acetate--CoA ligase: MGENMIVPVPESWAGQGAVDAATYAADHARSIADSDGFWRDQIGRLDWVKTPTRMDESDFSESNFQIRWFADGRINVSANCLDRHLAERGDATAIIWEPDDPTAAPRHISYRALHAEVCRFANVLKAAGAHRGSRVTLYLPMIPEAAVAMLACARIGAIHSIVFGGFSPDALAGRIQDCDSTIVVTADEGRRGGKRVPLKANVDAALPHCPSIETVIVVPATGADVPMRAGRDLRYDAAIAAASPDCPPEAMDSEDPLFLLYTSGSTGKPKGVVHSSGGYLLWAAMTHQLCFDYRPGEVFWCAADVGWVTGHSYIVYGPLANGATTLMYEGVPNWPSAARIWQVVERHRVATLFTAPTVLRSLMKEGDDLVLSTDRSSLRLLGSVGEPINPEAWRWYHAVPGEGRCPIIDMWWQTETGAGMIAPLPGATPLKPGSATFPLPGVEPRLLDGEGAVLEGAADGNLVIARSWPGQMRTVWNDHDRFFQTYFTTFPGYYTTGDGARRDADGYWWITGRVDDVINVSGHRMGTAEVESALVLHPKVAEAAVVGMPHELKGQGIYAYVTLNAGDEADEALRRELVQWVRREIGPIATPDAVQFAPGLPKTRSGKIMRRILRKIAEGEIGALGDISTLADPAVVDDLVANRVMA, encoded by the coding sequence ATGGGGGAAAACATGATCGTGCCGGTGCCGGAAAGCTGGGCGGGCCAGGGGGCGGTGGACGCCGCGACCTATGCGGCGGATCATGCCCGTTCGATCGCCGACAGCGACGGCTTCTGGCGCGACCAGATCGGCCGGCTCGATTGGGTGAAGACCCCCACCCGCATGGACGAGAGCGATTTTTCGGAAAGCAATTTCCAGATCCGCTGGTTCGCCGATGGCCGGATCAACGTCTCGGCGAACTGCCTCGACCGCCATCTGGCCGAACGGGGCGACGCGACCGCGATTATCTGGGAGCCGGATGATCCCACCGCCGCGCCCCGCCACATCAGCTATCGCGCGCTGCACGCGGAGGTCTGCCGCTTCGCCAACGTGCTGAAGGCGGCGGGCGCGCATCGCGGATCGCGGGTGACGCTCTATCTGCCGATGATCCCGGAGGCGGCGGTGGCGATGCTGGCCTGCGCGCGGATCGGCGCGATCCATTCGATCGTGTTCGGCGGCTTCTCGCCCGACGCGCTCGCTGGCCGCATCCAGGATTGCGATTCGACCATCGTCGTCACCGCCGACGAGGGCCGGCGCGGCGGGAAGCGCGTGCCGCTCAAGGCCAATGTCGATGCGGCACTACCCCATTGTCCGTCGATCGAGACCGTCATCGTCGTGCCCGCCACCGGCGCCGACGTTCCCATGCGGGCCGGCCGCGACCTGCGCTACGACGCGGCGATCGCGGCCGCCTCGCCCGATTGCCCGCCCGAGGCGATGGACAGCGAGGATCCCCTGTTCCTGCTCTATACGTCGGGCTCGACCGGCAAGCCCAAGGGCGTCGTCCATTCCTCCGGCGGCTATCTGCTGTGGGCGGCGATGACCCACCAGCTCTGCTTCGATTACCGCCCCGGCGAGGTATTCTGGTGCGCGGCCGACGTGGGCTGGGTCACCGGGCACAGCTATATCGTCTACGGCCCGCTGGCGAACGGCGCGACGACCCTGATGTACGAGGGCGTGCCCAACTGGCCGAGCGCGGCGCGCATCTGGCAGGTGGTCGAGCGCCACAGGGTCGCCACCCTCTTCACCGCGCCGACCGTGCTGCGATCGCTGATGAAGGAGGGCGACGATCTCGTCCTTTCGACCGATCGATCGAGTCTGCGCCTGCTCGGTTCTGTCGGCGAGCCGATCAACCCCGAGGCGTGGCGCTGGTATCATGCCGTGCCCGGCGAGGGCCGCTGCCCGATCATCGACATGTGGTGGCAGACCGAGACGGGCGCCGGCATGATCGCCCCGCTGCCGGGCGCGACCCCGCTCAAGCCCGGCTCGGCCACCTTCCCGCTGCCCGGCGTCGAACCGCGCCTGCTCGACGGCGAGGGCGCGGTGCTGGAGGGGGCGGCCGACGGCAATCTCGTCATCGCCCGCTCCTGGCCCGGCCAGATGCGGACGGTGTGGAACGATCACGACCGCTTCTTCCAGACCTATTTCACCACCTTCCCCGGCTATTACACCACCGGCGACGGGGCGCGGCGCGACGCCGACGGCTATTGGTGGATCACCGGCCGGGTCGATGACGTCATCAACGTCTCGGGCCACCGCATGGGCACCGCCGAGGTCGAAAGCGCGCTCGTGCTGCACCCCAAGGTCGCCGAGGCGGCAGTGGTGGGGATGCCGCACGAACTGAAGGGGCAGGGCATCTACGCCTATGTCACCCTCAACGCCGGCGACGAGGCCGACGAGGCGTTGCGCCGCGAACTGGTGCAATGGGTCCGCCGCGAAATCGGCCCGATCGCCACGCCCGACGCGGTGCAATTCGCCCCCGGCCTGCCCAAGACCCGGTCGGGCAAGATCATGCGCCGCATCCTGCGCAAGATCGCGGAAGGCGAGATCGGCGCGCTGGGGGATATTTCCACGCTCGCCGATCCGGCGGTGGTGGACGATCTGGTGGCGAACCGGGTGATGGCCTGA
- a CDS encoding substrate-binding periplasmic protein, translated as MLRSISGGVMAALLLAGAAPAAAAPLDKVKKTGFLRVAVYKDFAPWAYRKDGRLVGIDVDIANALAAKLGVKTDMVDFLADEDVDGDLRNMVWRGTLIGQAPADVMMHVPADRTLALRNDRVAIVAPYYREAFAMVCDPDQADCEAPPPQFKGKTIYAELDSVPDFYLSGSFGGVLRGDVTHVPTGAEAVAAVSAGKAAMAVATRAQVENGLGEAPGKAVLRKGPLPAISSPGWNVAVAVKDDSRDLGDEIETLLADMQKSGELDAIFARYHVVPRAPLLR; from the coding sequence ATGCTGCGCAGCATTTCGGGCGGCGTGATGGCGGCGCTGCTGCTGGCGGGCGCCGCGCCCGCCGCCGCCGCGCCGCTCGACAAGGTGAAAAAGACCGGCTTCCTGCGGGTCGCGGTCTACAAGGATTTCGCGCCCTGGGCGTACCGCAAGGACGGCAGGCTCGTCGGCATCGACGTCGATATCGCCAACGCATTGGCGGCGAAACTGGGCGTGAAGACCGATATGGTCGATTTCCTCGCCGACGAGGATGTCGATGGCGATCTGCGCAACATGGTGTGGCGCGGCACCCTGATCGGGCAGGCGCCCGCCGACGTGATGATGCACGTGCCCGCCGATCGCACTTTGGCGCTGCGCAACGATCGGGTGGCGATCGTCGCGCCTTATTATCGCGAGGCCTTCGCGATGGTGTGCGATCCGGATCAGGCCGATTGCGAGGCGCCGCCGCCCCAGTTCAAGGGCAAGACGATCTACGCCGAGCTGGACAGCGTGCCGGATTTCTATCTGTCGGGCAGCTTCGGCGGCGTGCTGCGCGGCGACGTGACGCATGTGCCGACCGGCGCCGAGGCGGTGGCGGCGGTCTCCGCCGGCAAGGCCGCCATGGCGGTCGCGACGCGCGCGCAGGTCGAGAATGGCCTCGGCGAGGCGCCCGGCAAGGCGGTGCTGCGCAAGGGGCCGTTGCCCGCCATTTCCAGCCCCGGCTGGAACGTCGCCGTCGCCGTAAAGGACGACAGCCGCGACCTGGGCGACGAGATCGAGACCCTGCTGGCCGACATGCAGAAGAGCGGCGAACTGGACGCCATTTTCGCCCGCTACCACGTCGTCCCGCGTGCACCTTTGCTGCGCTGA
- a CDS encoding porin: protein MRGKHKRLFAATAGLCLLANAAPAFADTTDDLLLRLKEKGILTEQEYQALLTRRQQEASAVVTTGTAPAPQQAAAQALDDKRSVRMTESGVGFEMGGVQLKFSGSVNGFYVHDNGDSPTANHVVAGGLATVGPKSSSVRNGLLPGFLKVDVTTNQGGWDVGAHFGMYPGIDSVTGAGGANSGGAPQALATAGIDFRQTYLTFGKPNFGEVKIGRDIGLFASEAILNDITLLSVGTAAGNAAPSNTSLGRIGLGYIYTDFQPQMTYTTPKFGGLQASIGLFQPLVTIGNNEVNKNPGFQGKVTYDFTAGKVGGHLWLSGITQKHDGVGAFPSYTGRAVDGGAKLTFGPASLLGYYYTGKGIGTTGLFILSTAANGRSRKSDGFYTQGTLTFGKLTAGVSYGESRLDLAPGEVNPILVDVNSSWVGQLRYGLTPWVTLVSEYVRTKSEAHGINEAKSNALAAGAILFF from the coding sequence ATGAGGGGTAAGCACAAGCGGCTGTTCGCCGCCACGGCGGGGCTGTGCCTGTTGGCCAACGCCGCACCGGCGTTCGCGGACACGACCGACGACCTGCTGCTGCGGCTGAAGGAGAAGGGCATTCTGACCGAGCAGGAATATCAGGCGCTGCTTACCCGCCGCCAGCAGGAGGCATCCGCCGTCGTCACGACCGGCACGGCCCCGGCGCCGCAGCAGGCCGCCGCCCAGGCGCTCGACGACAAACGCTCCGTGCGCATGACGGAAAGCGGCGTCGGCTTCGAGATGGGCGGCGTGCAGCTGAAATTCTCCGGCTCGGTCAACGGCTTCTATGTCCATGACAATGGCGACAGCCCGACCGCCAACCATGTCGTCGCCGGCGGCCTCGCCACGGTCGGCCCCAAGAGCTCCTCGGTGCGCAACGGCCTTTTGCCGGGCTTCCTCAAAGTGGACGTGACCACCAACCAGGGCGGCTGGGACGTCGGTGCGCATTTCGGCATGTATCCCGGCATCGACAGCGTGACGGGCGCGGGCGGCGCCAATTCGGGCGGCGCGCCGCAGGCGCTGGCCACCGCCGGCATCGATTTCCGCCAGACCTACCTCACCTTCGGCAAGCCGAATTTCGGCGAGGTGAAGATCGGCCGCGACATCGGCCTGTTCGCGTCAGAGGCGATCCTGAACGACATCACCCTGCTCAGCGTCGGCACGGCGGCGGGCAATGCCGCGCCGTCGAACACGTCGCTCGGCCGCATCGGCCTCGGCTATATCTACACCGATTTCCAGCCGCAGATGACCTATACCACGCCCAAGTTCGGCGGCCTCCAGGCCTCGATCGGCCTGTTCCAGCCGCTCGTCACGATCGGCAATAACGAGGTCAACAAGAATCCCGGCTTCCAGGGCAAGGTCACCTACGACTTCACCGCCGGCAAGGTGGGCGGCCATCTCTGGCTGTCGGGTATCACGCAGAAGCATGACGGCGTGGGCGCCTTCCCCAGCTACACCGGCCGCGCGGTGGACGGCGGCGCGAAGCTGACCTTCGGCCCGGCCTCGCTGCTCGGCTATTATTACACCGGCAAGGGCATCGGCACGACGGGCCTGTTCATCCTGTCCACCGCCGCCAACGGCCGCAGCCGCAAGAGCGACGGCTTCTACACGCAGGGCACGCTCACCTTCGGTAAGCTCACCGCCGGCGTCAGCTATGGCGAGAGCCGGCTCGATCTGGCGCCCGGCGAGGTCAACCCGATCCTGGTGGACGTCAACAGCAGCTGGGTCGGCCAGCTTCGCTACGGCCTGACCCCGTGGGTCACGCTGGTCAGCGAATATGTCCGCACCAAATCCGAAGCGCACGGGATCAACGAGGCGAAGTCCAACGCGCTGGCGGCGGGCGCCATCCTGTTCTTCTGA
- a CDS encoding methanol/ethanol family PQQ-dependent dehydrogenase: MKALSGLTVSLVAITLATAGPGTAAGQKAGPTQADLIADEATPGDVLTYGMGPRAQRFSPLTRIDASNVGKLVPAFAASLGGEKMRGQESQPIVYDGTIYVTGSYSRLYAFDAKTGEEKWEYNARLPDGIMPCCDVVNRGAAIYGDKIIFATLDAHLIALNRLTGKVVWNKKAADFEAGYSMTAAPMIVKDKIIYGNSGGEFGIIGRVEARDVNTGDLVWSRPTIEGNMGQLNGKDSTVTGKTNASWQGDQYKTGGGAPWLGGTYDPDTNLLFFGTGNPAPWNSHLRPGDNLYTSSTLAIDPDTGEIKWHYQYTPHDGWDFDGVNEFIPFDAKVGGKMMKLGAQANRNGYFFVLDRTNGKFVSANPFVSKITWASGYDKAGKPKFIDANRPGAPSAEKGTTVFSAPAFLGAKNWMPMAYSQQTGYFYVPANEWGMDIWNEPIAYKKGAAYLGAGFTIKPLYDDYIGALRAIDPATGKIMWEYKNKAPLWGGVLSTAGNLVFTGTPEGYLKAFDAKTGKELWKFQTGSGVVGSPVTWEQDGEQFVAVMSGWGGAVPLWGGEVAKAVQHINQGGALWVFKLPKS; this comes from the coding sequence ATGAAGGCACTTTCCGGGCTTACCGTCAGCCTGGTGGCGATCACGCTCGCCACCGCCGGGCCGGGCACCGCCGCCGGCCAGAAGGCCGGGCCGACGCAGGCCGACCTGATCGCCGACGAGGCCACGCCGGGCGACGTATTGACCTATGGCATGGGCCCGCGCGCGCAGCGTTTCAGCCCGCTGACCAGGATCGACGCCTCCAACGTCGGCAAGCTGGTGCCGGCCTTCGCCGCGTCGCTGGGCGGCGAGAAGATGCGCGGCCAGGAATCGCAGCCGATCGTCTATGACGGCACGATCTACGTCACCGGCTCCTACAGCCGCCTCTACGCCTTCGACGCCAAGACCGGCGAGGAAAAGTGGGAATATAACGCCCGCCTGCCCGACGGCATCATGCCCTGCTGCGACGTGGTGAACCGCGGCGCCGCCATCTATGGCGACAAGATCATCTTCGCCACGCTCGACGCGCATCTGATCGCGCTCAACCGCCTGACCGGCAAGGTCGTGTGGAACAAGAAGGCCGCCGATTTCGAGGCCGGCTATTCGATGACCGCAGCCCCGATGATCGTGAAGGACAAGATCATCTACGGTAACTCGGGCGGCGAATTCGGCATCATCGGCCGGGTCGAGGCGCGCGACGTGAACACCGGCGACCTCGTCTGGTCGCGGCCCACGATCGAAGGCAACATGGGCCAGCTGAACGGCAAGGATTCAACCGTCACGGGCAAGACCAACGCTTCATGGCAGGGCGACCAGTACAAGACCGGCGGCGGCGCGCCGTGGCTGGGCGGCACCTACGATCCCGATACCAATCTGCTCTTCTTCGGCACCGGCAACCCCGCGCCGTGGAACAGCCACCTGCGCCCCGGCGACAATCTCTACACTTCGTCCACCCTCGCGATCGATCCCGACACGGGCGAGATCAAATGGCACTATCAATATACCCCGCACGACGGCTGGGATTTCGACGGCGTCAACGAATTCATCCCCTTCGACGCGAAGGTCGGCGGCAAGATGATGAAGCTGGGCGCGCAGGCGAACCGCAACGGCTATTTCTTCGTGCTGGATCGCACCAACGGCAAGTTCGTCTCGGCCAACCCCTTCGTGTCGAAGATCACCTGGGCGAGCGGCTACGACAAGGCCGGCAAGCCGAAGTTCATCGACGCCAACCGCCCCGGCGCGCCAAGCGCGGAAAAGGGCACGACCGTCTTCTCGGCCCCGGCCTTCCTGGGCGCCAAGAACTGGATGCCGATGGCCTACAGCCAGCAGACCGGCTATTTCTACGTGCCCGCCAACGAATGGGGCATGGACATCTGGAACGAGCCGATCGCCTACAAGAAGGGCGCGGCCTATCTGGGCGCCGGCTTCACCATCAAGCCGCTGTACGACGATTATATCGGCGCGCTGCGCGCGATCGATCCGGCCACCGGCAAGATCATGTGGGAATATAAGAACAAAGCCCCGCTGTGGGGCGGCGTTCTCTCCACCGCCGGCAACCTCGTCTTCACCGGCACGCCCGAAGGCTATCTGAAGGCGTTCGATGCCAAGACCGGCAAGGAATTGTGGAAGTTCCAGACCGGATCGGGCGTGGTCGGCTCGCCCGTCACCTGGGAGCAGGATGGCGAGCAGTTCGTCGCGGTGATGTCGGGCTGGGGTGGCGCGGTGCCGCTGTGGGGCGGCGAGGTCGCCAAGGCGGTGCAGCATATCAACCAGGGCGGCGCGCTCTGGGTGTTCAAGCTGCCGAAGTCGTGA
- a CDS encoding PQQ-dependent catabolism-associated beta-propeller protein, whose translation MMRMPVAALALLLAGAASAETLYVSNEKGATVTLIDGATAKPIGSWPVGKRPRGIALSADGKTLFVCASDDNTVQMIDTATGRILADLPSGDDPEQFALSRDGKQLFAANERQNIVTAIDIAKRTVTFQTPTGEEPEGMATSPDGRWVVATSESENSVHWIDIASGQEKAVTTVGLRPRHAEFTPDGKALWVSSEIEGIIQIIDPATQKIVKRIPLAIEGVPSESILPDGIRFTPDGRQAVVALGRANHVAIVDVASATPIRYIPVGRRVWHVGISPDGTRAYSANGLSDTLSIIDLKSMAVTATVPAGRAPWGIAVGR comes from the coding sequence ATGATGAGGATGCCCGTCGCCGCGCTCGCCCTGCTGCTCGCTGGAGCCGCATCGGCCGAGACGCTCTATGTCTCCAACGAGAAAGGGGCGACCGTCACCCTGATCGACGGCGCCACCGCCAAGCCGATCGGCAGCTGGCCGGTCGGCAAGCGGCCGCGCGGCATCGCGCTGTCGGCGGACGGCAAGACTTTGTTCGTCTGCGCCAGCGACGACAACACCGTCCAGATGATCGACACCGCGACCGGCAGGATCCTGGCCGATCTGCCCTCCGGCGACGACCCCGAGCAATTCGCTCTGTCGCGCGACGGCAAGCAACTGTTCGCCGCCAACGAGCGGCAGAATATCGTCACCGCCATCGATATCGCCAAGCGCACCGTGACCTTCCAGACGCCGACCGGCGAGGAGCCCGAGGGCATGGCGACCAGCCCCGACGGCCGCTGGGTGGTAGCCACGTCGGAGAGCGAAAATAGCGTCCACTGGATCGATATCGCGAGCGGGCAGGAGAAGGCCGTCACCACTGTCGGCCTGCGCCCGCGCCACGCCGAATTCACCCCCGACGGCAAGGCCCTGTGGGTCAGTTCCGAGATCGAGGGGATCATCCAGATCATCGATCCCGCAACGCAGAAGATCGTCAAGCGCATCCCGCTCGCGATCGAGGGTGTGCCCTCCGAAAGCATATTGCCCGATGGCATCCGCTTCACGCCCGACGGCAGGCAGGCCGTCGTGGCGCTCGGCCGCGCCAACCATGTCGCGATCGTCGATGTCGCGAGCGCCACGCCGATCCGCTACATTCCGGTCGGCCGCCGCGTCTGGCATGTCGGCATCAGCCCCGATGGCACGCGCGCCTATTCCGCCAACGGCCTCAGCGACACACTCTCGATCATCGACCTGAAAAGCATGGCCGTCACCGCGACGGTGCCGGCCGGCCGGGCGCCATGGGGCATAGCGGTCGGCCGCTGA
- the pedF gene encoding cytochrome c-550 PedF — MTSKIARFALAAAITLTIGSVSTRVLGHGSVTPQKVDTTGLKPLGDTWLTVNPYRGDPVAIKIGMSAYGQNCARCHGLEVISGGIAPDLRYLDAGEAGDEWFIGRYQHGSARDGKVFMPPFGPVLGQETGWAIRSYLDTVHQE, encoded by the coding sequence ATGACCAGCAAGATCGCCCGGTTCGCACTGGCGGCCGCCATCACCCTGACGATCGGGTCGGTCTCGACCCGCGTGCTCGGCCATGGATCGGTGACGCCGCAGAAGGTGGACACGACGGGCCTCAAGCCGCTCGGCGACACCTGGCTCACGGTCAATCCCTATCGGGGCGATCCGGTCGCGATCAAGATCGGCATGTCGGCCTATGGCCAGAATTGCGCGCGCTGCCATGGGCTGGAGGTGATCTCCGGCGGCATCGCCCCCGACCTGCGCTATCTCGACGCCGGCGAGGCGGGCGACGAATGGTTCATCGGCCGATACCAGCATGGCTCGGCGCGCGACGGCAAGGTGTTCATGCCGCCGTTCGGCCCGGTGCTCGGGCAGGAGACGGGCTGGGCGATCCGCTCGTATCTCGATACCGTCCACCAGGAGTGA
- the tyrS gene encoding tyrosine--tRNA ligase: protein MTEYRSDLLRLLSSRGYIHQLTDPEGLDRLATDHIVPGYIGFDPTAPSLHVGSLVQIMMLRRMQQAGHKPIVLMGGGTGKIGDPSFKDEARKMLTLDTLKDNIAGIRTVFERFLTFGDGPTDAIMLDNADWLDKLEYIPFLRDIGKHFSVNRMLSFDSVKLRMDREQSLSFLEFNYMILQAYDFLELSRRARCRLQMGGSDQWGNIVNGVELARRADGAEVYGLTTPLITTADGGKMGKTMAGAVWLNEAQLPTYDYWQFWRNTHDADVGRFLRLFTDLPLAEIARLEALEGAEINDAKVILANLATAMCRGEQAAADAAETARRTFEEGGAAEGLPQLKVDGGRIPIVVALTVMGFAASNGEARRKIAEGAVRLNDIAIKDAAYEIVLDQDGPVKLSLGKKKHGLLTAG, encoded by the coding sequence ATGACCGAATATCGCTCCGATCTGCTCCGCCTGCTCTCCAGTAGAGGCTATATCCACCAGCTGACCGATCCCGAAGGGCTCGACCGGCTGGCGACGGACCATATCGTGCCGGGTTATATCGGCTTCGATCCGACCGCGCCGTCGCTCCACGTCGGCAGCCTCGTGCAGATCATGATGCTGCGGCGGATGCAGCAGGCCGGCCACAAGCCGATCGTCCTGATGGGCGGCGGCACCGGCAAGATCGGCGACCCGTCCTTCAAGGACGAGGCGCGCAAGATGCTGACCCTGGATACGCTGAAGGACAATATCGCCGGCATCCGCACCGTGTTCGAGCGGTTCCTGACGTTCGGCGACGGGCCGACCGACGCCATCATGCTCGACAATGCCGACTGGCTCGACAAGCTGGAGTACATCCCCTTCCTGCGCGACATCGGCAAGCATTTCTCGGTCAACCGGATGCTCAGCTTCGATTCGGTGAAGCTCAGGATGGATCGCGAGCAGTCGCTCAGCTTCCTCGAATTCAACTACATGATCCTCCAGGCCTATGATTTCCTGGAGTTGTCGCGCCGCGCGCGTTGCCGCCTGCAGATGGGCGGATCGGACCAGTGGGGCAATATCGTCAACGGCGTCGAGCTGGCGCGCCGTGCCGACGGCGCCGAAGTCTATGGCCTGACGACCCCGCTCATCACGACCGCCGACGGCGGCAAGATGGGCAAGACGATGGCCGGCGCGGTGTGGCTGAACGAGGCGCAGCTGCCGACCTACGATTATTGGCAATTCTGGCGGAACACGCATGACGCCGATGTCGGCCGCTTCCTGCGCCTGTTCACCGATCTGCCGCTTGCCGAAATCGCGCGGCTGGAGGCGCTGGAGGGCGCCGAGATCAACGACGCCAAGGTGATCCTCGCCAACCTCGCCACCGCCATGTGTCGCGGCGAACAGGCGGCGGCGGATGCGGCCGAGACGGCGCGCCGCACCTTCGAGGAGGGTGGCGCCGCCGAGGGCCTGCCGCAGCTGAAGGTGGATGGCGGCCGCATCCCGATCGTCGTCGCGCTGACGGTGATGGGCTTCGCGGCCTCCAACGGCGAGGCGCGTCGCAAGATCGCCGAGGGCGCGGTGCGGCTGAACGATATCGCGATCAAGGATGCCGCTTACGAGATCGTGCTCGATCAGGACGGGCCGGTGAAGCTCAGCCTCGGCAAGAAGAAGCACGGGCTGCTGACGGCGGGATGA
- a CDS encoding response regulator: MERVLIADDHPLVRDGLRTVISVAFDRCEQFEASSLAEAIEIVEREGDFDLVLLDLNMPGTTGFGGLAAMRERFPSVPVVIVSAAEERGLVRGALAAGAAGFLPKSLRRGAIVDALKLILAGDIYVPPFAEALYDEDKEEADIRRRIDSLTPQQRVVLGLVVVGKLNKQIAYDLDVSMTTVKAHVSAILSKLNVFSRTQAVILANRVHFTANPVVPPHH; the protein is encoded by the coding sequence GTGGAACGGGTGCTGATCGCCGACGATCATCCTTTGGTGCGCGACGGGCTGCGCACCGTGATTTCGGTCGCGTTCGATCGCTGCGAACAATTCGAGGCGTCGTCGCTGGCCGAGGCGATCGAGATCGTCGAGCGCGAGGGCGATTTCGATCTGGTCCTTCTGGATCTCAACATGCCGGGCACGACGGGCTTCGGCGGGCTGGCCGCCATGCGCGAGCGTTTTCCCTCGGTGCCGGTGGTGATCGTGTCGGCCGCCGAGGAGCGCGGGCTGGTGCGCGGCGCGCTGGCGGCGGGGGCGGCGGGCTTCCTGCCGAAATCGCTGCGCCGGGGCGCCATCGTCGATGCGCTCAAGCTGATCCTGGCGGGCGACATCTACGTGCCGCCCTTCGCCGAGGCGCTGTACGACGAGGACAAGGAAGAGGCCGACATCCGCCGCCGCATCGACAGCCTGACCCCGCAGCAAAGGGTCGTGCTGGGGCTGGTCGTCGTCGGCAAGCTCAACAAGCAGATCGCTTATGATCTCGACGTGTCGATGACGACGGTGAAGGCCCACGTCTCGGCGATCCTGAGCAAGCTCAATGTGTTCAGCCGCACCCAGGCGGTGATCCTGGCCAATCGCGTGCATTTCACGGCGAACCCGGTCGTCCCGCCGCATCATTGA
- a CDS encoding quinoprotein relay system zinc metallohydrolase 1 — translation MRRVDRRAVLAGLGALPLIGAAPAPTHSYTITPEPIGDGIWIVRGADAPIEAANGGAIANITIITTPKGTVLVDAGPSLRYGTQLKAVAEALGKGPVVRVYATHLHPDHSFGIAAFDPGIVAATGGTIDEMGVEGAGFSDGMYRLLGDWMRGTELPRPGRRIGDGMEDFGGRILRSISLAGHSGSDLAILDERTGILIAGDLVFHDRAPSTPHADLAKWRGALDALKALPHKSVVPGHGPFDPTPATAIDQTRDWIDWLEGAMTQAVASGLDMVEAGEMDIPARFSGIAAARYEVRRSASHLYPGLEAKLLPRVDEKN, via the coding sequence ATGAGGCGGGTCGATCGACGGGCGGTGCTGGCCGGGCTGGGCGCGCTGCCGCTGATCGGCGCGGCGCCGGCCCCGACGCATAGCTATACGATCACGCCCGAGCCGATCGGCGACGGCATCTGGATCGTGCGCGGCGCCGATGCGCCGATCGAGGCGGCCAATGGCGGGGCGATCGCCAACATCACGATCATCACAACGCCGAAGGGTACAGTGCTGGTCGATGCCGGCCCGTCGCTGCGCTACGGCACGCAATTGAAGGCGGTGGCCGAGGCGCTCGGCAAGGGGCCTGTGGTGCGGGTCTATGCGACGCATCTTCACCCCGATCACAGTTTCGGGATCGCGGCGTTCGATCCGGGAATCGTCGCCGCCACGGGCGGCACGATCGACGAGATGGGGGTCGAGGGCGCGGGCTTTTCGGATGGGATGTATCGCCTGCTCGGGGACTGGATGCGCGGCACCGAATTGCCCCGCCCCGGCCGCCGCATCGGTGATGGCATGGAGGATTTCGGGGGGCGAATACTGCGCAGCATTTCGCTCGCCGGGCATAGCGGATCGGACCTCGCGATCCTCGACGAACGCACGGGAATACTGATCGCGGGCGATCTGGTGTTCCACGATCGCGCGCCCTCCACGCCACACGCCGATCTCGCGAAATGGCGCGGCGCGCTCGATGCGCTGAAGGCTTTGCCGCATAAATCCGTGGTGCCGGGGCATGGCCCGTTCGACCCGACGCCCGCCACCGCGATCGACCAGACGCGCGACTGGATCGACTGGCTGGAGGGGGCGATGACACAGGCGGTGGCCTCCGGGCTCGACATGGTCGAGGCGGGGGAGATGGATATTCCGGCGCGATTTTCGGGGATCGCGGCGGCGAGGTACGAGGTGCGGCGGTCGGCGTCGCATCTCTATCCGGGGCTGGAGGCGAAATTGCTGCCGCGGGTGGATGAGAAAAATTAG